One genomic region from Syngnathus typhle isolate RoL2023-S1 ecotype Sweden linkage group LG17, RoL_Styp_1.0, whole genome shotgun sequence encodes:
- the gng13b gene encoding guanine nucleotide-binding protein G(I)/G(S)/G(O) subunit gamma-13b has translation MDEMDLPQMKKEVESLKYQLAFKREKSSKTVTDLVKWIEDGVPEDPFLNPELMKNNPWVEKGKCILL, from the exons ATGGATGAGATGGATCTTCCCCAGATGAAGAAGGAGGTGGAGAGCCTCAAATACCAGTTGGCTTTCAAACGAGAGAAGTCGTCCAAAACTGTGACAGA TTTGGTGAAGTGGATAGAAGACGGCGTCCCCGAGGATCCTTTCCTCAACCCTGAGCTAATGAAGAACAACCCGTGGGTGGAGAAAGGAAAATGCATCCTTCTGTAG
- the LOC133169885 gene encoding uncharacterized protein LOC133169885 isoform X2, whose product MRSSILRYAAEPVNNCADSKRPRPLRPPPEPPTSIYVNAINTKIVVYECDRTSMTNTPTKLEGVNGKVLRPGHPPPPPPRNFNIRQTSAQQESERWKCSQPRLENITPPDEPLYTQIEEEAYLEILPENDVMAQAALKPQITTRRQNVFNLNSSQNTRNQDSHDLVEWMRTISKTTHVTPSLCELSNEDQIRVFNQRALNTKQVLHLFNILMTRRSQRLQSYISNFHSFSELLDKEKKMVKTMGIAGGTTGAVGGVAAVFGIALAPFTMGASLAVTAVGVGMVGAAGGMGARASKATKKVGDRNTIENLVRNYMLDVADIEQCLKFILCEITEVQRHNLERLKQAGALPDALTVAHKLQSVINNINNGKNNVYTSGLSSGSLLCAFAAEMDQYFKEKGGQQRLRKSTKSRLSGRFQLLARNLQEELDYLNFVWQFL is encoded by the exons ATGAGGTCCTCCATCCTTCGATATGCAGCAGAACCAGTG AACAACTGCGCTGACTCCAAGAGGCCCCGTCCCCTTCGTCCACCTCCGGAGCCACCAACGAGCATCTACGTCAATGCCATTAATACCAAAATAGTCGTCTATGAATGTGATCGAACATCAATGACAAACACACCTACAAAG CTTGAAGGTGTCAATGGAAAAGTACTTCGTCCTGGCCATCCCCCTCCACCCCCTCCACGCAACTTTAATATCAGGCAAACTTCAGCTCAACAGGAATCCGAAAGGTGGAAATGCTCCCAACCCAGATTGGAAAAT ATTACGCCACCAGATGAGCCCCTATACACGCAAATTGAGGAGGAAGCATACCTGGAAATTCTGCCAGAAAATGATGTCATG GCGCAGGCGGCATTGAAACCTCAAATAACAACACGCAGGCAAAATGTCTTCAACCTCAACTCTTCTCAAAACACACGTAACCAG GATAGCCACGATCTGGTTGAATGGATGCGAACAATATCAA AGACAACACATGTGACTCCGTCTTTGTGTGAACTCAGTAACGAGGATCAAATAag GGTCTTCAATCAGAGAGCTTTGAACACGAAGCAGGTTCTTCATCTCTTCAACATTCTCATGACACGCCGCAGTCAACGTCTGCAATCCTATATTTCAAATTTCCATTCTTTCTCTGAGCTTCTggacaaagagaagaaaatggTCAAAACTATGGGCATTGCTGGAGGCACCACAGGTGCGGTGGGAGGAGTGGCTGCGGTGTTTGGAATAGCCTTGGCACCCTTTACCATGGGCGCCTCGTTGGCCGTTACAGCTGTTGGCGTTGGCATGGTGGGGGCAGCAGGAGGAATGGGTGCCCGTGCTTCCAAGGCCACCAAGAAGGTTGGAGACAGAAACACCATCGAGAATCTGGTCCGTAATTACATGTTAGATGTTGCTGACATAGAACAGTGTCTGAAATTTATTCTCTGTGAAATAACGGAGGTGCAAAGGCACAATCTTGAGAGGTTAAAGCAGGCTGGAGCTCTGCCTGATGCTTTGACAGTTGCTCATAAATTACAGTCAGTAATAAACAACATCAATAATGGTAAAAATAATGTGTACACAAGCGGACTGTCTTCTGGGAGTCTCTTATGTGCCTTTGCTGCAGAAATGGATCAGTATTTTAAGGAAAAAGGTGGGCAACAACGCTTAAGGAAGTCCACGAAGAGCAGACTCTCGGGGAGATTTCAATTGCTGGCTCGAAATCTTCAGGAGGAGCTTGACTATTTGAATTTTGTATGGCAATTTTTGtag
- the adsl gene encoding adenylosuccinate lyase, whose translation MAGADDFMKYRSPLVSRYASKEMAYNFSDRKKFTTWRKLWIYLAKAEKALGLPITDEQIVEMESHAEDIDFVMAAEEERKLRHDVMAHVHTFAHCCPAAAPIIHLGATSCYVGDNTDLIMLRDGFDILLPKLARVIDRLSNFAEKYSALPTLGFTHYQPAQLTTVGKRACLWLQDLTMDMRNLQRARDDLRFRGVKGTTGTQASFLQLFQGDHDKVEELDRLVTEMAAFKSAYLVTGQTYSRKVDVDSLSSLASLGATVHKICTDIRLLANLKEIEEPFEKEQIGSSAMPYKRNPMRAERCCSLARHLVALMADPLQTASVQWLERTLDDSANRRISLPESFLTADIILSTLQNITEGLVVYPKVIERHIRHELPFMATENIIMAMVKAGGNRQDCHEKIRVLSQEAAAVVKQEGGDNDLLSRVQADPYFAPILGQLDAILDPKTFIGRAPQQVSRFLSEEVRPLLEPYNSKMDVKIELEL comes from the exons ATGGCAGGAGCTGACGATTTCATGAAATATCGTTCACCACTGGTTTCAAGATATGCGAGCAAGGAAATGGCTTACAACTTCAGTGATAGGAAGAAGTTCACAACGTGGAGAAAGCTGTGGATCTACTTAGCTAAGGCTGAAAAG GCTTTGGGTCTGCCCATCACGGACGAGCAGATTGTGGAGATGGAGAGCCACGCGGAGGACATCGACTTCGTCATGGCGGCCGAGGAGGAGCGTAAACTCAGGCATGATGTGATGGCTCACGTGCACACCTTTGCTCACTGCTGCCCTGCCGCGGCGCCCATCATCCACCTGGGAGCCACCTCATGCTACGTTGGAGACAACACC GATCTAATTATGCTGCGCGATGGCTTCGACATTCTCTTACCCAAG TTGGCAAGAGTCATTGACAGACTGTCCAACTTTGCAGAGAAGTACTCGGCCCTCCCCACACTTGGCTTCACACACTACCA GCCGGCCCAGTTGACCACGGTAGGAAAGCGGGCGTGCCTGTGGCTGCAGGACTTGACCATGGACATGCGTAACCTGCAGCGAGCCCGCGATGACCTGCGTTTCCGTGGGGTCAAAGGTACCACTGGCACCCAGGCCAGTTTCCTGCAACTCTTTCAGGGAGACCACGACAAG GTGGAAGAGCTTGACAGGTTGGTGACAGAGATGGCTGCTTTCAAAAG CGCCTACCTAGTGACTGGACAGACATATAGCCGTAAAGTGGACGTCGACTCTCTATCCAGCCTTGCCAGTTTAGGAGCTACTGTTCATAAG ATTTGTACTGACATCCGCCTACTAGCCAATCTGAAGGAGATTGAGGAGCCTTTTGAGAAAGAACAGATTG GTTCTAGCGCCATGCCGTACAAGAGGAACCCCATGCGCGCCGAGCGTTGCTGTAGCCTTGCCCGTCATTTGGTGGCGCTGATGGCTGACCCACTGCAGACGGCCTCAGTGCAGTGGCTGGAGCGCACGCTGGACGATAGTGCCAACCG GAGGATCTCCCTGCCGGAGTCTTTCCTGACTGCTGACATCATCCTCAGCACTCTGCAGAACATCACAGAGGGTCTGGTGGTCTACCCCAAAGTCATCGAAAGACACATCCGCCACGAGCTGCCCTTCATGGCCACCGAGAACATCATCATGGCCATGGTGAAGGCCGGAGGCAACCGACAG GACTGCCATGAGAAGATCCGCGTTCTGTCTCAAGAGGCGGCAGCGGTGGTCAAGCAGGAGGGCGGGGATAACGACCTGCTGTCTCGAGTGCAGGCTGACCCTTACTTTGCTCCCATTTTGGGACAACTCGATGCCATACTGGACCCCAAGACCTTTATTGGGCGTGCCCCCCAACAG GTGTCCAGATTCCTGTCTGAAGaagtgcgccctctactggaaCCTTACAACTCCAAAATGGATGTCAAGATTGAACTTGAGCTCTAA
- the LOC133169885 gene encoding uncharacterized protein LOC133169885 isoform X1, producing MRSSILRYAAEPVYVFHTSPKNNCADSKRPRPLRPPPEPPTSIYVNAINTKIVVYECDRTSMTNTPTKLEGVNGKVLRPGHPPPPPPRNFNIRQTSAQQESERWKCSQPRLENITPPDEPLYTQIEEEAYLEILPENDVMAQAALKPQITTRRQNVFNLNSSQNTRNQDSHDLVEWMRTISKTTHVTPSLCELSNEDQIRVFNQRALNTKQVLHLFNILMTRRSQRLQSYISNFHSFSELLDKEKKMVKTMGIAGGTTGAVGGVAAVFGIALAPFTMGASLAVTAVGVGMVGAAGGMGARASKATKKVGDRNTIENLVRNYMLDVADIEQCLKFILCEITEVQRHNLERLKQAGALPDALTVAHKLQSVINNINNGKNNVYTSGLSSGSLLCAFAAEMDQYFKEKGGQQRLRKSTKSRLSGRFQLLARNLQEELDYLNFVWQFL from the exons ATGAGGTCCTCCATCCTTCGATATGCAGCAGAACCAGTG tatgTGTTTCATACTTCCCCAAAGAACAACTGCGCTGACTCCAAGAGGCCCCGTCCCCTTCGTCCACCTCCGGAGCCACCAACGAGCATCTACGTCAATGCCATTAATACCAAAATAGTCGTCTATGAATGTGATCGAACATCAATGACAAACACACCTACAAAG CTTGAAGGTGTCAATGGAAAAGTACTTCGTCCTGGCCATCCCCCTCCACCCCCTCCACGCAACTTTAATATCAGGCAAACTTCAGCTCAACAGGAATCCGAAAGGTGGAAATGCTCCCAACCCAGATTGGAAAAT ATTACGCCACCAGATGAGCCCCTATACACGCAAATTGAGGAGGAAGCATACCTGGAAATTCTGCCAGAAAATGATGTCATG GCGCAGGCGGCATTGAAACCTCAAATAACAACACGCAGGCAAAATGTCTTCAACCTCAACTCTTCTCAAAACACACGTAACCAG GATAGCCACGATCTGGTTGAATGGATGCGAACAATATCAA AGACAACACATGTGACTCCGTCTTTGTGTGAACTCAGTAACGAGGATCAAATAag GGTCTTCAATCAGAGAGCTTTGAACACGAAGCAGGTTCTTCATCTCTTCAACATTCTCATGACACGCCGCAGTCAACGTCTGCAATCCTATATTTCAAATTTCCATTCTTTCTCTGAGCTTCTggacaaagagaagaaaatggTCAAAACTATGGGCATTGCTGGAGGCACCACAGGTGCGGTGGGAGGAGTGGCTGCGGTGTTTGGAATAGCCTTGGCACCCTTTACCATGGGCGCCTCGTTGGCCGTTACAGCTGTTGGCGTTGGCATGGTGGGGGCAGCAGGAGGAATGGGTGCCCGTGCTTCCAAGGCCACCAAGAAGGTTGGAGACAGAAACACCATCGAGAATCTGGTCCGTAATTACATGTTAGATGTTGCTGACATAGAACAGTGTCTGAAATTTATTCTCTGTGAAATAACGGAGGTGCAAAGGCACAATCTTGAGAGGTTAAAGCAGGCTGGAGCTCTGCCTGATGCTTTGACAGTTGCTCATAAATTACAGTCAGTAATAAACAACATCAATAATGGTAAAAATAATGTGTACACAAGCGGACTGTCTTCTGGGAGTCTCTTATGTGCCTTTGCTGCAGAAATGGATCAGTATTTTAAGGAAAAAGGTGGGCAACAACGCTTAAGGAAGTCCACGAAGAGCAGACTCTCGGGGAGATTTCAATTGCTGGCTCGAAATCTTCAGGAGGAGCTTGACTATTTGAATTTTGTATGGCAATTTTTGtag
- the si:dkey-110g7.8 gene encoding GTPase IMAP family member 8, which translates to MAAVSSASDTVSAGDVRGRHPPERRLLILGGPKSGKTSSANNILGEEIFDAGTETTHSNVGQTEIFGRRVTVVDTPSWAIPSDAEDNAEADDNGNTGAESESLPRPPPSLDSEGPCMGAILCPPGPHAILLVVSVTQPFTDTERRAAEEQLGALGGGTWRYSMVLFTGVDKLQKGVFIEEHIANTGEALQWLVERCGSRYHAFDNSWKDTEDNTQVPELMEKVEEMITDNQGWYFEVNELILLEEEQARRALEEERMRMEEHVRQREQMIGGPPRELRLLLLGWKGVGKSSVGNAILGRRFFESGQETDLCLRRQALVSGRRVTIVDTPGWDWFSVRRTPKRIRQESQRGAALLRPGPHTLLLVLPVVSSLTARKRRTLLAHIETLFGDAACLHTMVLFSCGDWLGRTPIEEHILRGGRELQRLLEYCGNYYHVLDSKTPGKDKSVSNLLDRIEEMIRENGDKAFLPVQTEWLSEESSYSSDNTEPEDDCRGCQLQ; encoded by the exons ATGGCTGCTGTGTCCTCTGCCTCTGACACCG TTTCAGCAGGCGACGTCAGGGGTCGTCACCCTCCTGAACGCCGGCTGCTGATCCTCGGGGGTCCAAAATCTGGTAAGACCTCCTCAGCCAACAACATCCTGGGAGAAGAAATTTTCGACGCCGGCACGGAGACTACTCACAGCAACGTGGGTCAGACGGAGATCTTCGGCCGTCGTGTCACGGTGGTAGACACGCCCTCATGGGCCATCCCCAGCGACGCAGAGGACAACGCCGAAGCGGACGATAACGGCAACACGGGCGCCGAGTCGGAGAGCCTGCCAAGACCGCCGCCCAGCCTGGATAGTGAAGGGCCCTGCATGGGGGCCATCCTGTGCCCTCCCGGACCTCACGCCATCCTGCTGGTGGTGTCCGTCACGCAGCCTTTCACCGACACGGAGAGGAGAGCCGCCGAAGAGCAGCTCGGGGCGCTGGGGGGTGGAACGTGGAGATACTCCATGGTGCTTTTCACTGGAGTGGACAAGTTGCAGAAGGGCGTCTTCATTGAGGAGCACATCGCCAACACGGGAGAGGCCTTGCAGTGGCTGGTGGAGAGATGTGGAAGCAG GTATCATGCTTTTGATAACAGCTGGAAAGACACAGAGGACAACACACAGGTGCCTGAGCTGATGGAAAAGGTGGAGGAGATGATCACTGACAATCAAG GTTGGTACTTTGAGGTGAACGAGCTGATTTtgctggaggaggagcaggcAAGAAGAGCTCtggaggaggagaggatgagGATGGAGGAGCACGTTAGGCAGAGAGAGCAGATGATTGGAGGTCCTCCCAGAG AACTGAGGTTGCTGTTGTTAGGCTGGAAGGGTGTCGGAAAGAGCTCCGTGGGGAACGCCATCCTGGGCCGTCGCTTCTTCGAGTCCGGCCAGGAGACGGACCTCTGTCTCCGAAGGCAGGCGCTGGTGTCCGGTCGCCGGGTGACCATCGTGGACACCCCGGGCTGGGACTGGTTCTCCGTGCGGCGCACGCCCAAGCGCATCCGTCAGGAGTCGCAGCGCGGCGCCGCCCTCCTGCGACCCGGGCCGCACACTCTGCTGCTGGTTCTCCCCGTGGTCTCCTCCCTCACCGCCCGGAAGAGAAGAACCCTCCTGGCCCACATCGAGACTCTTTTCGGCGACGCCGCCTGCCTCCACACCATGGTACTGTTCAGCTGCGGGGACTGGCTGGGCCGAACCCCCATCGAGGAGCACATACTCAGAGGGGGCCGGGAGCTCCAAAGACTCCTGGAGTACTGTGGGAACTATTACCACGTCTTGGACAGTAAGACCCCTGGCAAGGACAAGAGCGTGTCCAATCTCCTGGATAGGATCGAAGAGATGATCAGGGAGAACGGCGACAAAGCTTTCCTCCCTGTGCAGACCGAATGGC TGAGCGAGGAGAGCTCTTACTCATCCGACAACACCGAGCCTGAGGACGACTGTCGAGGCTGCCAGCTGCAGTGA
- the LOC133169886 gene encoding UV excision repair protein RAD23 homolog A-like, producing the protein MQITLKTLQQQTIQIEIDPEQTVKALKEKIEAERGKDNFPVSGQKLIYAGKILQDDTQIKEYKIDEKNFVVVMVSKAKTAAAAAAPPASEAPKPPAQDSGSTSVPTSTSSSTPVPTSTPAAVLTPPEEVKEEPSDTATEPPQPASSSGGSLGLDASSALVTGAEYEAMLKEIMSMGYERERVVAALRASFNNPHRAVEYLLTGLPSSPIQDTNPPAPTPASGPTEAPSLAEGENPLAFLRTQPQFLHMRQAIQQNPAMLPALLQQLGRENPQLLQQISQHQELFIQMLNEPVGEGGEAPEVGEIGAAGEEGAPVNYIQVTPQEKEAIERLKALGFPEALVIQAYFACEKNENLAANFLLNQGLEDD; encoded by the exons ATGCAAATCACACTAAAAACACTGCAACAGCAGACTATTCAAATTGAGATAGATCCCGAACAAACG GTGAAGGCCTTAAAAGAAAAGATAGAAGCAGAGAGAGGAAAAGACAATTTTCCCGTGTCCGGACAGAAGCTGATATATGCTGGAAAAATTCTTCAAGATGACACACAAATTAAGGAGTATAAAATTGATGAGAAAAATTTTGTCGTAGTCATGGTGTCCAAG GCGAAgactgcagctgctgctgcggcACCTCCTGCTTCGGAAGCACCCAAACCCCCTGCCCAGGATTCTGGTTCCACGTCAGTTCCCACTTCTACTTCAAGCTCAACCCCAGTCCCAACCTCCACCCCTGCAGCTGTTCTCACACCCCCTGAGGAGGTCAAGGAGGAGCCAAGTGATACAGCAACAGAACCCCCGCAACCAGCCAG TTCCAGTGGAGGGAGCCTGGGTTTGGATGCCTCATCTGCACTGG TGACCGGAGCAGAGTATGAAGCAATGCTTAAAGAGATCATGTCGATGGGTTATGAGAGGGAGCGAGTGGTGGCAGCACTTCGGGCCAGCTTCAACAACCCTCACAGAGCTGTCGAGTACCTTCTCACT GGTCTCCCGAGCAGTCCAATCCAAGACACGAATCCCCCGGCACCTACGCCAGCATCTGGACCCACAGAAGCGCCGTCTCTCGCAGAAG GAGAGAACCCTCTTGCATTCCTGCGGACTCAGccccaatttcttcacatgaggCAGGCTATCCAGCAGAACCCAGCTATGCTTCCAGCTCTCCTGCAACAGCTTGGCAGGGAGAACCCTCAACTCTTGCAG CAAATTAGTCAGCACCAGGAGCTGTTCATTCAAATGTTGAACGAGCCGGTGGGTGAGGGCGGGGAGGCGCCTGAGGTCGGCGAGATAGGTGCGGCGGGCGAGGAGGGTGCGCCCGTCAACTATATCCAAGTCACACCTCAGGAGAAGGAGGCCATTGAAAGG CTAAAAGCACTCGGCTTTCCCGAGGCGCTCGTCATCCAGGCCTACTTTGCCTGCGAAAAGAACGAGAACCTGGCCGCCAACTTCCTCCTCAACCAGGGCCTGGAAGACGACTGA
- the atf4b gene encoding activating transcription factor 4b gives MTMMMTNSLFGLEDMEALLWTPSSPTADAAGSAAFHPDREDHHKGGRTSADGVASPVSPFNSSFLSSSSSPLPFYSPPRSPPAVLQGKTEFSSDPLQFPWSDQLRDTEVVSADGKDDVFGDLDWMAERVDLSDLDLDSLIGTCSPNEENPSDPDDLLATFDCPIELDSLPIPSLSSLADPSPDVRHPPSVDSDLVISLAEPVSQNNPCDVPSPVPSIPELQEEFEIKSETTPADSPSSSSSRVDSPSSPAYTLDLGSEVDVPMEEVKPVVAAVLPQVQRVVLSLSPTRIVLVLASKDDATAPSAVSTRSNISHSFSSAASPLTRSPRARPYPDPKPKDKPPLPTVQVKSSPGADERGRLKAPKNKKLKKMEQNKTAATRYRQKKKVEQDALSTEHSTLERKNVELKEKAQSMAREIEYLKELMEEVRLARSKSGV, from the exons ATGACCATGATGATGACAAACTCACTGTTTGGCCTGGAAGACATGGAGGCTCTTCTGTGGACGCCTTCCTCTCCCACGGCTGACGCCGCGGGCTCAGCTGCGTTTCACCCTGACCGAGAGGACCATCACAAAGGAGGACGAACCTCAGCGGATGGAGTCGCATCACCAGTGTCACCATTCAACTCCTCATTTctgtcttcttcttcctctccccttcccTTCTATTCTCCCCCTCGCTCGCCGCCGGCTGTCCTCCAGGGGAAAACTGAGTTTTCATCTGATCCACTTCAGTTCCCCTGGTCAGACCAGTTGAGAGATACAGAGGTGGTCTCAGCTGACGGCAAAG ATGATGTGTTTGGTGACCTGGACTGGATGGCTGAAAGAGTGGATCTGAGTGACTTGGACCTGGACTCCCTGATAGGCACCTGCAGTCCTAATGAAGAGAATCCCAGTGATCCAGATGACCTCCTGGCCACTTTTGATTGCCCCATTGAGCTCGACTCACTCCCGATACCCTCTCTGTCAAGTCTTGCCGATCCTTCACCAGACGTTCGTCACCCGCCCTCTGTTGATTCTGACCTAGTTATCTCCTTGGCAGAACCAGTCTCCCAAAACAATCCGTGCGATGTTCCCTCCCCTGTCCCATCTATCCCAGAACTCCAAGAGGAGTTCGAAATCAAATCTGAAACCACTCCCGCTGACTCCCCAAGTTCTTCCTCATCACGTGTCGATTCTCCCTCATCCCCGGCTTACACCCTCGACTTGGGGAGTGAAGTGGACGTTCCCATGGAGGAGGTGAAGCCAGTGGTAGCCGCAGTGTTGCCTCAAGTCCAAAGGGTTGTACTTTCCCTTTCACCGACCCGAATTGTCCTTGTGTTGGCTTCGAAAGATGACGCGACTGCGCCCTCCGCCGTATCCACTCGGTCCAATATTAGTCATTCTTTTTCTTCCGCAGCGTCGCCCCTAACAAGGTCCCCCAGAGCCAGACCATACCCAGATCCCAAACCAAAAGATAAACCACCTTTGCCCACAGTTCAAGTCAAGTCGTCTCCAGGTGCAGATGAAAGAGGAAGATTGAAGGCTCCAAAGaacaagaaattaaagaagatgGAGCAGAATAAGACGGCAGCCACTCGCTATCGGCAGAAAAAGAAGGTGGAGCAGGACGCCCTGTCGACCGAGCACTCCACGCTGGAGAGGAAGAACGTCGAGCTGAAAGAGAAGGCCCAATCTATGGCACGAGAGATCGAGTACCTCAAAGAGCTCATGGAGGAAGTCCGTCTGGCGAGGTCGAAAAGCGGAGTCTGA
- the LOC133169885 gene encoding uncharacterized protein LOC133169885 isoform X3 produces MTNTPTKLEGVNGKVLRPGHPPPPPPRNFNIRQTSAQQESERWKCSQPRLENITPPDEPLYTQIEEEAYLEILPENDVMAQAALKPQITTRRQNVFNLNSSQNTRNQDSHDLVEWMRTISKTTHVTPSLCELSNEDQIRVFNQRALNTKQVLHLFNILMTRRSQRLQSYISNFHSFSELLDKEKKMVKTMGIAGGTTGAVGGVAAVFGIALAPFTMGASLAVTAVGVGMVGAAGGMGARASKATKKVGDRNTIENLVRNYMLDVADIEQCLKFILCEITEVQRHNLERLKQAGALPDALTVAHKLQSVINNINNGKNNVYTSGLSSGSLLCAFAAEMDQYFKEKGGQQRLRKSTKSRLSGRFQLLARNLQEELDYLNFVWQFL; encoded by the exons ATGACAAACACACCTACAAAG CTTGAAGGTGTCAATGGAAAAGTACTTCGTCCTGGCCATCCCCCTCCACCCCCTCCACGCAACTTTAATATCAGGCAAACTTCAGCTCAACAGGAATCCGAAAGGTGGAAATGCTCCCAACCCAGATTGGAAAAT ATTACGCCACCAGATGAGCCCCTATACACGCAAATTGAGGAGGAAGCATACCTGGAAATTCTGCCAGAAAATGATGTCATG GCGCAGGCGGCATTGAAACCTCAAATAACAACACGCAGGCAAAATGTCTTCAACCTCAACTCTTCTCAAAACACACGTAACCAG GATAGCCACGATCTGGTTGAATGGATGCGAACAATATCAA AGACAACACATGTGACTCCGTCTTTGTGTGAACTCAGTAACGAGGATCAAATAag GGTCTTCAATCAGAGAGCTTTGAACACGAAGCAGGTTCTTCATCTCTTCAACATTCTCATGACACGCCGCAGTCAACGTCTGCAATCCTATATTTCAAATTTCCATTCTTTCTCTGAGCTTCTggacaaagagaagaaaatggTCAAAACTATGGGCATTGCTGGAGGCACCACAGGTGCGGTGGGAGGAGTGGCTGCGGTGTTTGGAATAGCCTTGGCACCCTTTACCATGGGCGCCTCGTTGGCCGTTACAGCTGTTGGCGTTGGCATGGTGGGGGCAGCAGGAGGAATGGGTGCCCGTGCTTCCAAGGCCACCAAGAAGGTTGGAGACAGAAACACCATCGAGAATCTGGTCCGTAATTACATGTTAGATGTTGCTGACATAGAACAGTGTCTGAAATTTATTCTCTGTGAAATAACGGAGGTGCAAAGGCACAATCTTGAGAGGTTAAAGCAGGCTGGAGCTCTGCCTGATGCTTTGACAGTTGCTCATAAATTACAGTCAGTAATAAACAACATCAATAATGGTAAAAATAATGTGTACACAAGCGGACTGTCTTCTGGGAGTCTCTTATGTGCCTTTGCTGCAGAAATGGATCAGTATTTTAAGGAAAAAGGTGGGCAACAACGCTTAAGGAAGTCCACGAAGAGCAGACTCTCGGGGAGATTTCAATTGCTGGCTCGAAATCTTCAGGAGGAGCTTGACTATTTGAATTTTGTATGGCAATTTTTGtag